GCCGGCTTCAGGACGTGAACCCATGCCGCGGATGCGCAAGAAGTCCGATCTGCCGACCAAGCTGTGCGCCGCCTGCGGGCTGCCGTTCGCGTGGCGGAAGAAATGGGAACGGGACTGGGATCAGGTGAAATTTTGTTCGGACCGGTGCCGCTCGGCAGGAGCGCCCAAGGCATGACCCTTCCGGTCACCCCCGACGATGCCTCGGCCGTGGCGCGGATCATCGGCCAGGCGGTGGCGCCGGTGTTCCTGCTGGCGGGCATCGGCGCGTTCCTCAACACGCTGACCGGGCGGCTGGCGCGGATCGTCGACCGCGGCCGCGCGATCGAACCGCTGCTGCTGGAAAGCGTCGGAATCGAGCATGAGCGGCTGGTGCGCGAAATCAACACCGTCGACCGGCGAATGCGGCTGATGAGCAGTGCAATCACCTCCACGGTGACGAGCGCAGTACTGGTCTGCGCGGTGGTGGTGCTGCTGTTCGCCGCGGCGCTGATCGACCTTCATGCCGGCAACGCCATCGCCCTGCTGTTCATCGCCGCGATGGTGACGCTGGCGGCGGGCTTCTTCATCTTCCTGATCGAAACCCGCGTGGCCGCGCGGGCGATCCGGGTCCGGCCGGCGC
Above is a window of Sphingomonas glaciei DNA encoding:
- a CDS encoding DUF2256 domain-containing protein, with product MPRMRKKSDLPTKLCAACGLPFAWRKKWERDWDQVKFCSDRCRSAGAPKA
- a CDS encoding DUF2721 domain-containing protein, translated to MTLPVTPDDASAVARIIGQAVAPVFLLAGIGAFLNTLTGRLARIVDRGRAIEPLLLESVGIEHERLVREINTVDRRMRLMSSAITSTVTSAVLVCAVVVLLFAAALIDLHAGNAIALLFIAAMVTLAAGFFIFLIETRVAARAIRVRPALLTHEVDEATGDEG